One window of the Desmospora profundinema genome contains the following:
- the ptsP gene encoding phosphoenolpyruvate--protein phosphotransferase, which translates to MTNQAMKGVGAAPGLAIGQAVRWRKERPEVVVTEIADTDTEQKRLEKTVEEARQQLRELRQATLDRMGEEEAGIFDAHLSFLDDPAYIGEMKNRIRNQKKNAEAVCQQVTDEMSDMLASLDDEYMRARADDIRDVGGRLLLLLSGIQPFDPTRLEPGSVIVADELAPSDTAQFPPGIAAMVTARGSKTAHAAIMARTLGIPAVLGLGESLERIEEGDTVIVDGESGDITLHPDTETQQQAEAEMKRQREVREQALKRADEDAFTADGHRIQVFANIGSPADVDAALQNGAEGIGLFRTEFLYLENDHWPTEEEQVRSYRQVLEAFGDKPVVIRTLDIGGDKDLPYAELPQEENPFLGHRAIRFCLANPDIFKTQLRALLRAGVHGNLWIMFPMVENLSEIREAKTLLAECRRELEAEGAEVAASIKVGIMVEVPAAAIYADVLAREVDFMSIGTNDLTQYTLAADRGNERVASLYDASHPAVLRLVRQTCDAARNAGILVGMCGELAGDPKMTAALVGLGLQELSMSAGAIPEVKEEVRQVETDPARQLADKALQAEDGSQVRAIVEKGKMN; encoded by the coding sequence ATGACCAACCAAGCGATGAAGGGAGTCGGAGCGGCCCCGGGATTGGCCATCGGACAAGCGGTTCGATGGCGCAAGGAACGGCCCGAAGTCGTCGTAACGGAGATCGCCGATACCGATACGGAACAAAAGCGACTGGAAAAAACGGTGGAAGAAGCACGTCAGCAGCTGCGGGAACTGCGGCAAGCCACGCTGGACCGGATGGGAGAAGAAGAGGCGGGAATTTTTGACGCCCACCTCTCGTTCCTGGATGATCCTGCTTATATCGGCGAGATGAAAAACCGGATTCGCAACCAAAAAAAGAATGCGGAAGCCGTCTGTCAACAGGTGACCGACGAAATGTCCGATATGTTGGCCTCCCTCGATGACGAATACATGCGGGCACGCGCCGACGATATCCGGGATGTGGGCGGTCGTCTGCTTCTACTCCTCTCGGGAATCCAGCCCTTTGATCCCACGCGGTTGGAGCCGGGCAGTGTGATTGTTGCTGATGAGCTGGCTCCTTCGGACACCGCCCAATTCCCCCCCGGCATTGCCGCCATGGTGACGGCACGGGGCAGCAAAACGGCTCACGCGGCAATTATGGCTCGCACCTTGGGAATCCCCGCTGTACTCGGTCTCGGCGAATCCCTGGAACGGATTGAGGAGGGGGACACCGTCATCGTAGACGGGGAGTCCGGAGACATCACCCTCCATCCAGACACCGAAACCCAGCAGCAGGCGGAAGCGGAGATGAAACGGCAACGAGAGGTGCGAGAACAAGCCTTGAAGCGAGCGGATGAGGACGCCTTCACTGCCGACGGACACCGGATTCAGGTATTTGCCAACATCGGCAGTCCTGCCGACGTGGATGCCGCCCTCCAAAACGGAGCAGAAGGAATTGGTTTGTTTCGCACAGAGTTCCTTTATTTAGAAAACGATCACTGGCCGACGGAAGAAGAACAAGTTCGCTCCTACCGTCAGGTGTTGGAAGCCTTCGGGGATAAACCGGTGGTGATCCGCACACTGGACATCGGCGGAGACAAAGACCTTCCCTATGCGGAACTGCCTCAAGAGGAGAATCCCTTCCTGGGGCATCGGGCCATTCGGTTTTGCCTCGCCAACCCGGATATCTTTAAAACCCAGTTGCGTGCGCTCTTGCGAGCGGGAGTTCACGGCAATCTGTGGATCATGTTCCCCATGGTGGAAAACCTGTCGGAAATCCGCGAAGCAAAAACACTCTTGGCCGAATGCCGCCGGGAACTGGAAGCGGAAGGCGCTGAAGTCGCCGCTTCCATCAAGGTGGGGATCATGGTGGAAGTGCCGGCAGCAGCCATCTACGCCGATGTCCTGGCCCGAGAAGTCGACTTTATGAGCATCGGTACCAACGACCTGACCCAATACACCCTGGCCGCCGATCGCGGGAATGAACGGGTGGCTTCCCTCTATGACGCCTCTCACCCCGCCGTGTTGCGCCTCGTTCGCCAGACCTGTGACGCCGCCCGCAACGCCGGCATCCTGGTGGGTATGTGCGGCGAATTGGCGGGGGATCCCAAGATGACCGCCGCTCTTGTCGGGCTCGGATTGCAGGAACTCTCCATGAGCGCCGGTGCCATTCCCGAAGTGAAGGAAGAAGTGCGGCAAGTGGAGACGGATCCAGCACGACAGTTGGCAGACAAGGCCTTACAAGCCGAGGACGGCAGTCAAGTGCGGGCGATTGTGGAAAAAGGAAAGATGAATTGA
- a CDS encoding transglutaminase-like domain-containing protein codes for MDMKHFSYVFRFKNRREGVTQVWLAEPPVHHAQGARLVSMSRSPDQQSPPDVAGNRLSYYRLEPGEAIENIYDVTVTPSIEWESPSTLSEKEREFYLRSTTLVRITDEVRTKADEICRGLETDEVKARVLFDYVRSHYRYIYPPKERGTISFLRNKKGDCGEFSFLYAALCRAQNIPCRTVVGAFAMGKHHAHVWNEVFLEERGWVPVDTSMAHVQKRQPWRMLFSHIRTLWPREYFGRLEDQRVIFSIETEISPEPAYPEGSEGKRIECLSDQTFSWGTQLAEGNIPYLQPMYFYHENPASRDRLDDYFGDYRVQERGLRYRFLIIKQLLLWMAMVSLVLYWGSLKEWHVMSFLYSVFFIGYAVMSVLRNERPYFFAAAAVYFSMLAFLAH; via the coding sequence ATGGACATGAAACATTTTTCCTATGTATTCCGATTTAAAAATCGGCGAGAAGGCGTTACACAGGTGTGGCTGGCGGAGCCTCCCGTCCATCACGCACAAGGAGCTCGGTTAGTATCCATGAGCCGCTCTCCAGATCAACAATCCCCTCCGGATGTGGCGGGAAACCGCCTTTCCTACTACCGGTTGGAACCGGGTGAAGCGATCGAGAATATCTACGACGTGACGGTTACGCCATCGATCGAGTGGGAGTCTCCCAGCACGTTATCGGAAAAGGAACGGGAGTTTTATTTGCGTTCCACCACCTTGGTCCGGATTACGGATGAAGTCCGGACCAAGGCGGATGAGATTTGCCGGGGGTTGGAGACGGACGAAGTGAAAGCGCGTGTGCTGTTCGACTATGTTCGAAGTCACTATCGCTACATCTATCCTCCAAAGGAGAGAGGGACGATTTCTTTCCTTCGGAACAAGAAAGGAGATTGTGGCGAGTTCTCTTTTTTGTATGCGGCCCTTTGTCGCGCCCAAAACATTCCGTGTCGGACGGTGGTAGGAGCGTTTGCCATGGGAAAGCACCATGCACACGTGTGGAATGAGGTGTTTTTAGAAGAGCGGGGATGGGTTCCGGTAGACACCTCCATGGCACATGTACAAAAAAGACAGCCGTGGCGAATGTTGTTCAGCCATATCCGTACGCTGTGGCCACGGGAATACTTTGGTCGTTTGGAGGATCAAAGGGTAATCTTCTCCATCGAAACGGAGATTTCCCCCGAGCCCGCTTATCCGGAAGGGTCAGAGGGAAAAAGGATTGAATGTTTAAGCGATCAAACGTTTTCTTGGGGGACACAATTGGCGGAAGGAAACATTCCTTATTTGCAGCCGATGTACTTTTACCATGAGAATCCAGCGAGTCGCGACCGTTTGGACGACTATTTCGGAGATTACCGGGTGCAGGAGCGAGGTTTGCGGTATAGATTTTTGATAATTAAACAGTTATTGCTATGGATGGCTATGGTTTCTTTGGTTTTATACTGGGGAAGTTTAAAAGAGTGGCATGTCATGAGCTTCCTATATTCTGTATTTTTTATTGGATATGCGGTAATGTCGGTTTTACGGAATGAACGGCCTTACTTCTTTGCGGCTGCGGCTGTATACTTTAGCATGTTGGCTTTTCTGGCTCACTGA